One segment of Plasmodium gaboni strain SY75 chromosome 3, whole genome shotgun sequence DNA contains the following:
- a CDS encoding hypothetical protein (conserved Plasmodium protein, unknown function): MSMFLNILIFIDAASVAFLLITFLMININEESLELSQEHRENGKKALVVAIILYVIFLVLLFIYKAYKNKRKLYTNFFMKKRNAPKYVQLASTYLSASDEYEQYELNKI; encoded by the coding sequence ATGAGCATGTTTCTTAATAtacttatttttattgatGCAGCAAGTGTTGCCTTTTTGTTAATAACATTTCTTATGATcaatataaatgaagaaagCTTAGAATTAAGTCAAGAACATAGAgaaaatggaaaaaaagCATTGGTTGTAGCCATAATATTGTATGTTATTTTCcttgttttattatttatttacaaagcttataaaaacaaacgtaaattatataccaacttttttatgaaaaagaGAAACGCACCCAAATATGTGCAACTAGCAAGTACTTATTTATCTGCAAGTGACGAATATGAACaatatgaattaaataaaatttaa